The Hymenobacter sp. GOD-10R genome includes a window with the following:
- a CDS encoding TonB-dependent receptor: MLLNPYKKLLLRSAALLAVGSLQTFVQPIAAKPRSGAALRLAGIVKPVALPIKGRVVQSNGEGLPGVSVVIKGGTQGTSTDANGNFTLDVPAGSTLVFSYVGYTRREVPVTSSTTTLSVTLNEDTQALKEVVVVGYGTQERTSVTGSVASVSGREIAAQPVPDAAQAIQGRAAGVQIVSNSGAPGGSGGTSVRVRGITSAGNNSPLYVVDGFPLPTAVDGNGNATGTELSTINPNDIESIDVLKDASATAIYGLRAANGVVIITTKRGKAGTSNINLDAYVGTQNVWRQIPMLNASQFAQLNNEARTAGGLALIPKYANPGSLGAGTNWLDAIFRPAKIQNYSLSATGGSEKARYAVSAGYFQQDGTIINSNFQRFTLRANGEVQLSKILKIGNTLALTHQDEKPLNNENNEFSGIIQLAVQAPPTAPVRNPDGSLYEFSSVDNYGEESPVTGALRPILKNNRNRVTSTFYAELEPITGLRFRTNIGADLQFLQQDQFFPSISGSSKYPASQAQANSSNNYSPSYLIENTATYDKLFAGKHQVTFLLGQSAQQFDNYYLTASRIGYSRNDLQIIDRGPINSQISNGGNNGRSRLASYFGRLNYEFAGKYLFSATARYDGSSAFSPENKFGFFPGVSAGWRISEEDFLKSYSSVSNLKVRAGWGRVGNPLNAGTFAYLATINSATTTNNGVPGTGYIFGTGSQVQVIGGAPTRLPNTDLKWENNEQINLGIDVGLWQNRVSASIDLYKRTSPNLIAAVPVSYVSGTSESINTNAAASSNKGVDLAITTNNFVGDANGFNWSTTLNFSLYRNKITSLGAGRPYFGQSTRGGGSLVRYAEGIPFGSFYGYVADGLIQSQGELDALNAGSPTKSYQTAGTGPGDIKFKDLNGDGQITDADQTYIGNPNPDFTYGLNNTFSYKGFDLNVFLQGSQGNDVYNLNRYYTEGGLYGASNASTLTLERWTAPNTSNFVPRAVAGDPNQNLRVSSHYVENGSYMRIKLLTLGYTLPATLVGRISATRIRVYVTSQNLATFTKYKGFDPELGNQGGSLGVDRGIYPQARVFLAGINIGF; the protein is encoded by the coding sequence ATGTTGTTAAACCCCTACAAGAAACTCCTGCTGCGAAGTGCTGCGCTGCTTGCCGTAGGTAGCCTGCAAACGTTCGTGCAACCGATTGCAGCTAAGCCTCGAAGTGGTGCAGCGCTCCGGCTAGCCGGTATCGTGAAGCCCGTTGCCCTGCCGATCAAAGGTCGGGTCGTACAAAGCAATGGCGAAGGACTCCCCGGCGTTTCGGTGGTGATAAAAGGTGGCACCCAGGGCACCAGCACCGACGCGAATGGCAATTTTACCTTAGATGTACCCGCCGGCAGCACGCTGGTATTTAGTTACGTAGGTTACACACGGCGCGAAGTGCCCGTAACTAGTTCAACCACAACGCTGAGCGTAACACTAAATGAAGATACGCAGGCGCTGAAGGAAGTCGTTGTTGTCGGCTACGGCACCCAGGAACGCACCAGCGTGACGGGCTCGGTAGCCTCCGTGTCGGGCAGAGAAATTGCCGCTCAGCCAGTCCCCGATGCAGCCCAAGCCATTCAGGGCCGGGCGGCAGGTGTGCAGATTGTGTCGAACTCAGGGGCGCCAGGTGGCTCGGGTGGTACGTCGGTGCGGGTGCGTGGTATTACCTCGGCCGGTAATAACTCACCGCTTTATGTGGTCGATGGTTTTCCGCTGCCTACGGCCGTGGATGGCAACGGCAATGCCACGGGTACGGAGCTAAGCACCATCAACCCCAACGACATCGAAAGCATTGACGTGCTGAAAGATGCGTCGGCTACGGCTATCTACGGCTTGCGCGCTGCCAACGGGGTTGTCATCATCACGACCAAGCGGGGCAAGGCGGGCACTTCCAACATCAACCTAGATGCCTACGTGGGTACGCAAAACGTGTGGCGGCAAATTCCGATGCTCAACGCGTCGCAGTTTGCTCAGCTTAACAACGAAGCGCGGACGGCGGGTGGCTTGGCGCTTATTCCGAAATATGCCAACCCAGGCTCGCTAGGCGCGGGTACTAATTGGCTGGATGCCATCTTCCGGCCGGCCAAAATTCAGAACTACTCTTTGTCGGCTACGGGTGGTAGCGAAAAGGCCCGCTACGCTGTTTCGGCTGGTTATTTTCAGCAGGACGGTACCATTATCAATTCTAACTTCCAGCGCTTTACGCTGCGCGCCAATGGCGAAGTGCAGCTAAGCAAAATCCTGAAGATCGGTAATACGCTAGCTCTGACGCACCAGGACGAAAAGCCGCTTAACAACGAAAACAACGAGTTCAGCGGCATTATTCAGCTAGCAGTGCAGGCGCCGCCGACAGCCCCCGTGCGCAACCCCGACGGCAGCTTATATGAGTTTTCCAGCGTCGACAACTACGGCGAGGAAAGCCCGGTGACTGGTGCACTGCGGCCTATTCTGAAGAACAACCGCAACCGTGTAACATCGACCTTTTATGCGGAGCTAGAGCCTATAACCGGCTTGCGCTTCCGTACCAACATCGGCGCCGACTTGCAGTTCTTGCAGCAGGATCAGTTCTTCCCGTCCATCAGTGGTTCGTCGAAGTATCCGGCTTCGCAGGCGCAGGCAAACAGCAGCAACAACTACAGCCCAAGCTACCTGATTGAAAACACGGCGACGTATGACAAGCTCTTCGCCGGCAAGCACCAAGTCACATTCCTGCTCGGGCAATCGGCGCAGCAATTCGACAACTACTACCTAACGGCCAGCCGCATCGGCTACAGCCGCAACGACCTGCAAATCATCGACCGGGGCCCGATCAACTCGCAGATCAGCAACGGCGGCAACAACGGCCGCAGCCGCTTAGCTAGCTACTTCGGCCGCCTCAACTACGAGTTTGCGGGCAAATACCTGTTCTCGGCTACGGCGCGCTACGATGGTTCGTCGGCCTTTTCGCCGGAGAATAAGTTTGGATTCTTCCCTGGCGTGTCGGCGGGCTGGCGCATTTCGGAGGAAGACTTCTTGAAAAGCTACAGCAGCGTGAGCAACCTGAAAGTTCGGGCCGGTTGGGGCCGCGTGGGTAACCCCTTGAACGCGGGTACATTCGCTTACCTAGCTACCATCAACTCGGCCACGACCACCAACAATGGCGTGCCGGGCACGGGCTACATCTTCGGCACGGGCAGCCAAGTTCAGGTGATTGGTGGCGCCCCTACGCGCTTGCCGAACACGGATCTGAAGTGGGAAAACAACGAGCAGATCAACCTAGGTATCGACGTGGGTTTGTGGCAGAACCGGGTATCGGCCTCTATTGACCTCTACAAGCGGACTTCCCCGAACTTGATTGCGGCCGTGCCAGTGTCGTACGTGTCGGGCACCAGCGAAAGCATCAATACGAACGCCGCAGCTTCCTCTAACAAGGGCGTCGACCTAGCTATTACGACCAACAACTTTGTGGGCGATGCCAACGGGTTCAACTGGTCGACTACGCTGAACTTCTCGCTCTACCGCAACAAGATTACGTCGCTCGGAGCGGGCCGGCCTTACTTCGGGCAGAGCACGCGCGGCGGCGGCAGCCTGGTACGTTACGCTGAGGGTATACCTTTCGGCTCCTTCTACGGCTACGTAGCCGATGGCCTCATCCAAAGCCAGGGCGAGCTAGATGCGCTGAATGCAGGCTCCCCAACCAAGAGCTACCAAACGGCTGGTACTGGCCCCGGCGACATCAAGTTTAAAGACCTGAACGGCGACGGTCAAATCACCGACGCGGACCAGACGTACATCGGCAACCCGAACCCCGATTTTACTTATGGTCTGAATAACACGTTCAGCTACAAGGGCTTCGACCTGAACGTCTTCTTGCAAGGCTCGCAGGGCAACGACGTGTACAACCTGAACCGCTACTACACTGAGGGTGGCTTGTACGGTGCTTCTAACGCTAGCACCCTGACCCTGGAGCGCTGGACGGCGCCTAACACCAGCAACTTTGTGCCCCGCGCTGTCGCTGGCGACCCCAACCAGAACCTGCGCGTGTCGAGCCACTACGTGGAAAACGGCTCCTACATGCGCATCAAGCTGCTGACGCTAGGCTACACGCTGCCTGCCACGCTGGTCGGCCGGATTTCGGCTACCCGCATCCGGGTGTACGTGACGAGCCAGAACCTGGCAACCTTCACCAAATACAAGGGCTTCGACCCCGAGCTAGGTAACCAAGGTGGTAGCCTCGGCGTCGACCGCGGCATCTACCCGCAGGCACGCGTCTTCCTGGCTGGTATCAACATCGGGTTCTAA
- a CDS encoding NUDIX hydrolase: MNTAEEVHDFVNKGHEQYLPHLSIDCVIFGYHDRQLKILLIRHHGHDKWMLPGGFIQRHETLTEAAYRILAYKTGIRDLFLQQFYTFGDSAARLNRIAIQQIHNKTYAKVGVTLDQNHWLSERTLSIGYYALVDYSNVVVRPEFLIDEYAWRDISDIPELQYDHNEIIDKALATLRTQIYQQPIGSNLLPEKFTLPEVHDLYETILGKSFDRRNFRKKLLALGLIRQLNEQRKIGPHRSPNLYEFDLENYHKALNEGATLVL; the protein is encoded by the coding sequence ATGAACACTGCCGAGGAGGTACACGATTTCGTCAACAAGGGGCACGAGCAGTATTTGCCTCATTTATCAATCGACTGTGTCATTTTTGGCTACCACGATCGGCAGCTGAAAATCCTGTTGATTAGGCACCACGGCCACGATAAATGGATGCTGCCGGGCGGATTTATTCAGCGCCACGAAACGCTGACGGAGGCGGCTTATCGGATTTTGGCTTACAAAACCGGTATTCGCGACCTGTTCTTGCAGCAGTTTTACACGTTTGGCGATAGTGCCGCCCGCCTCAATCGCATTGCTATCCAGCAGATCCACAACAAGACCTATGCGAAAGTAGGCGTCACGCTCGACCAAAATCATTGGCTTTCAGAGCGGACGTTGTCGATTGGGTACTATGCGCTAGTCGATTACTCCAACGTGGTGGTACGGCCTGAATTTCTGATCGATGAGTATGCTTGGCGTGACATCAGCGACATTCCAGAGTTGCAGTACGACCACAACGAAATCATTGACAAAGCCTTAGCAACGCTCCGCACCCAGATTTACCAGCAGCCTATCGGTTCTAATTTACTTCCCGAGAAGTTTACCCTGCCGGAAGTGCACGACCTGTACGAGACCATTCTTGGCAAGAGCTTCGACCGCCGCAACTTCCGTAAAAAGCTCCTGGCCCTAGGTCTGATCCGGCAGCTGAACGAGCAACGTAAGATCGGGCCGCACCGGTCGCCCAACTTGTACGAATTTGACCTAGAGAACTACCACAAAGCCCTAAACGAAGGCGCTACGCTCGTGCTGTAG
- a CDS encoding glycoside hydrolase family 3 C-terminal domain-containing protein, which produces MTNVCQAQTTSAAKPRTPSAPTTNRQQALLGHETEINALLKKLTLEEKVHMLHANSAFAAGGVEHLGIPEIMTSDGPHGVRPEQGRDWKGVKGANDAGTYLPNNNTLASTWNPELGYAYGTVLGSEANFRGKDIILGPGINIVRTPLNGRNFEYLSEDPFLISKMVVGYIRGVQDQGVSACVKHYAANNQETHRNDIDVDMSERALREIYLPGFKAAIQQGGAYSLMGSYNKFRGTYATENAYLMNDILKGEWGFKGLVMSDWGSVHNTQDALRNGTDLEMGTDLELLNNSVDQSATASIANAPTKNVYDRFYLADAALDAIKKDPKLVPLLDDKVRRILRVMYATNMMGGTKRKPGAYNTKEHQATALKVAEEGIVLLKNEGNMLPLKKSVKTIAVIGENANRENGLGGGSAQVKPKYEITALQGLKNTLGDQVKITYAQGYKIARGQKADPQMIAEAVAAAKAADVVVYVGGSTHGYDYSKWSDNAYDAEGTDKPDMKMPFGQDELIQAVQKANPNTVVVLLGGGPIDVSPWVGQTKALVEAWYPGMEGGNAIAHVLFGDVNPSGKLPFTFPAKLEDSPAHKLGEYPSTPGNELKQTYKEDIFVGYRYFDTYKVAPQFAFGYGLSYTSFDYGKLTMTPGTQSATVSLTVRNTGKMAGAEVVQLYVKDEQSSVKRPEKELKAFEKVFLKPGESKTVTLKLGADAFQYYDEGKKQWVLEPGKFQVLVGSSSRDIRQTGNLTL; this is translated from the coding sequence ATGACGAACGTATGTCAGGCGCAAACTACTTCCGCCGCCAAGCCGCGCACGCCGAGTGCGCCAACCACCAACCGCCAGCAGGCGCTGCTCGGCCACGAAACCGAAATTAATGCTCTACTCAAGAAGCTGACGCTGGAAGAGAAGGTGCACATGCTGCATGCCAACTCGGCCTTTGCCGCTGGTGGGGTGGAGCACCTCGGTATTCCCGAAATCATGACTTCCGACGGTCCGCACGGCGTACGCCCCGAGCAGGGCCGCGACTGGAAAGGCGTGAAAGGAGCCAACGACGCCGGCACCTACCTGCCCAACAACAACACCCTCGCTTCCACCTGGAACCCTGAGCTAGGCTACGCCTACGGCACCGTGCTCGGCAGCGAGGCCAACTTTCGGGGCAAAGACATCATCCTAGGTCCGGGCATCAACATCGTTCGCACGCCGCTGAACGGACGCAACTTTGAGTATTTGAGCGAAGACCCTTTCCTCATCTCGAAGATGGTAGTGGGGTACATCCGTGGGGTGCAGGACCAAGGCGTGTCGGCCTGCGTGAAGCACTACGCAGCCAACAACCAGGAGACGCACCGCAACGATATCGACGTGGACATGAGCGAGCGGGCCCTTCGCGAAATCTACCTGCCAGGCTTCAAAGCCGCTATTCAGCAAGGTGGCGCCTACTCGCTGATGGGTTCCTACAACAAATTTCGGGGTACCTACGCCACTGAAAATGCCTACCTGATGAACGACATTCTGAAGGGGGAATGGGGTTTTAAGGGGCTGGTAATGAGTGACTGGGGTTCGGTGCACAACACACAGGATGCATTGCGCAACGGCACCGACCTGGAAATGGGCACCGACCTAGAACTCCTGAATAATAGCGTAGACCAAAGCGCGACGGCCTCCATCGCAAATGCCCCAACCAAGAACGTCTATGACCGTTTCTACTTGGCAGATGCAGCGCTGGATGCCATCAAAAAAGATCCGAAGCTGGTGCCTCTGTTGGATGATAAAGTACGGCGCATTCTGCGCGTGATGTACGCCACCAACATGATGGGCGGCACCAAGCGCAAGCCCGGCGCCTACAACACCAAAGAGCACCAAGCCACCGCCCTCAAAGTAGCTGAGGAAGGCATCGTACTGCTCAAGAACGAAGGCAACATGCTGCCGCTGAAGAAGTCGGTGAAGACGATTGCCGTCATTGGCGAAAACGCCAACCGCGAAAATGGCCTAGGTGGCGGTAGTGCCCAAGTCAAGCCGAAGTACGAAATCACGGCGCTGCAAGGGCTCAAGAATACGCTAGGTGATCAAGTGAAGATTACGTATGCCCAAGGCTACAAAATCGCGCGCGGCCAAAAAGCAGACCCGCAAATGATTGCTGAAGCGGTTGCGGCTGCCAAAGCGGCTGACGTTGTGGTATATGTGGGTGGCTCGACCCACGGCTACGACTACAGCAAGTGGAGCGACAACGCCTACGACGCCGAAGGCACCGACAAGCCTGACATGAAAATGCCCTTTGGCCAGGATGAGTTGATTCAGGCCGTCCAGAAAGCCAATCCTAATACCGTGGTCGTACTGCTCGGCGGTGGCCCCATCGACGTGTCGCCGTGGGTCGGACAGACCAAGGCGCTGGTAGAGGCCTGGTATCCGGGGATGGAAGGCGGCAACGCCATTGCGCACGTGCTGTTCGGCGACGTGAACCCCTCGGGTAAACTGCCCTTTACCTTCCCGGCAAAGCTGGAAGACTCGCCCGCGCACAAGTTAGGAGAGTACCCCAGTACGCCCGGCAACGAGCTGAAACAGACCTATAAAGAGGATATTTTTGTAGGCTACCGCTACTTCGATACTTACAAAGTAGCTCCGCAGTTTGCCTTCGGCTACGGGCTAAGCTACACCTCGTTCGACTACGGCAAGCTGACCATGACGCCCGGTACGCAGAGTGCTACCGTGTCGCTCACGGTGCGCAACACCGGCAAAATGGCGGGCGCGGAAGTGGTGCAGCTCTACGTGAAAGACGAGCAATCATCTGTGAAGCGTCCCGAAAAAGAGCTCAAGGCCTTCGAAAAAGTGTTCCTCAAGCCCGGCGAGTCCAAGACCGTGACGCTGAAGCTAGGTGCCGACGCTTTCCAGTACTACGACGAGGGCAAGAAGCAATGGGTGCTGGAGCCCGGCAAGTTTCAGGTGCTGGTCGGCAGCTCTTCCCGCGACATTCGCCAGACGGGTAACCTGACGCTGTAA